Proteins encoded within one genomic window of Sulfolobales archaeon:
- a CDS encoding acetamidase/formamidase family protein — MVVRLSIKPGLRCEDEPDICHNRWHPDIKPAVEVDPGEVVEVETRDAFDGQILDRPGADDVSNADLNLVHPLTGPIYIKGARPGDLLVVEVLDIEADSFGYSVIVPGFGFLRDLFPKPYKVRWSISGGYAHSQDLPNIRIPGDPFFGVMGVAPSRPLLEAIRRREDDLRARGGFVLPPDPRGAVPKREPVASEGLRTIPPRENGGNLDVRHFSPGSKIYFPVFVDGALFSLGDAHFAQGDGEVCGTAVEMRARAKLRFYLVREGARRYNINSPIFKPSESSLRRFSWSRTLAITGFGVVDGRNESENATLSARHALLNAINILEKIGYTREQAYIIASVALDLRLSQLVDVPNFTVTAFLPLDIFIDPPRELLDLLL; from the coding sequence ATGGTAGTAAGGCTCTCAATAAAGCCAGGCTTGAGGTGTGAGGATGAGCCTGATATATGCCATAACAGGTGGCACCCCGATATAAAGCCTGCTGTAGAGGTCGATCCTGGGGAGGTTGTAGAGGTTGAGACAAGGGATGCCTTCGATGGCCAGATACTAGATAGACCGGGGGCTGATGACGTCTCGAATGCCGATCTCAACCTTGTACACCCACTCACAGGCCCTATCTATATAAAGGGTGCTAGGCCAGGGGATCTATTGGTTGTCGAGGTCCTCGATATCGAGGCTGACTCCTTTGGATACTCGGTTATAGTGCCTGGCTTCGGCTTTCTAAGGGATCTGTTTCCAAAACCCTATAAGGTTAGGTGGAGCATTAGCGGGGGCTATGCACACTCACAGGATCTACCTAATATAAGAATCCCCGGAGATCCGTTCTTCGGCGTTATGGGGGTCGCTCCATCTAGACCCCTTCTAGAGGCTATAAGGAGGAGGGAGGATGATCTAAGGGCTAGGGGTGGCTTCGTCCTACCCCCCGATCCTAGAGGAGCTGTTCCCAAGAGGGAGCCAGTTGCCTCTGAGGGGTTGAGAACTATACCTCCGAGGGAGAATGGTGGGAATCTGGATGTGAGGCATTTCAGCCCGGGATCCAAGATATATTTCCCAGTATTCGTAGATGGAGCCCTATTCTCCTTAGGTGATGCTCACTTCGCCCAGGGTGATGGAGAGGTATGTGGTACAGCTGTGGAGATGAGGGCTAGGGCTAAACTGAGGTTCTATTTGGTTAGAGAGGGTGCGAGGAGATATAATATCAACTCACCTATCTTCAAACCCTCTGAGAGCTCTCTGAGGAGGTTCTCGTGGTCGAGGACACTCGCTATAACTGGCTTCGGAGTTGTTGATGGGAGGAACGAGTCTGAGAATGCAACTCTATCTGCTAGGCATGCTCTCCTCAATGCTATAAATATTCTAGAGAAGATCGGTTATACGAGGGAGCAGGCGTATATAATAGCTAGTGTTGCTCTAGATCTTAGGCTCAGTCAGCTCGTTGATGTGCCTAACTTCACTGTAACGGCTTTCCTTCCTCTAGACATATTCATAGATCCGCCGAGGGAGCTCCTCGACCTACTTCTCTAA
- a CDS encoding radical SAM protein encodes MWGSVYRDFERLWIWERLGDRLGWYLGVSINRYPAKYNIANRVAVPANGFDEIGSVGEGLSIYERATEDFLRLWRDVRYGGEDITRLDKPRYSLLDLARDLVRAIVRKCVFCRWRCGVDRARGEKLGACMLTTESRVGSYFHHFGEELVFRGTHGSGTIFFTSCNMRCLFCQNSDISRDRFNGVPYTPRELAQIAFLLRIEGCHNINWVGGEPTVHLHSIVEAIWYLANEGFKLMPRGGELDKLLLTKADSYIPYPMDKRFGSYKGLFNVPMLFNTNMFLSRESMVLLRPLIDIWLPDFKFGPGRCAIRLSRTPWYYETVANNLKTLYEWGEEMVIRHLVMPNHVECCTKPVLEWIAKNIPGTPVNVMDQYRPEAYADPSSPSFSPDAFDIARRPTREEIIRAWRYAEELGLNYREVTFEKKLSIRSIEGLEALIES; translated from the coding sequence ATGTGGGGCAGTGTTTATAGGGATTTTGAGAGGCTCTGGATATGGGAGAGGCTTGGAGATAGGCTTGGCTGGTATCTAGGGGTTTCTATCAATAGATACCCTGCTAAATATAATATAGCTAATAGAGTCGCTGTCCCTGCTAATGGCTTTGACGAGATAGGCTCTGTTGGGGAGGGGCTCTCGATATATGAGAGGGCTACTGAGGATTTTCTGAGGCTTTGGAGGGATGTTAGGTATGGGGGTGAGGATATAACTAGGCTTGATAAGCCTAGATATAGCTTGCTAGACCTTGCAAGAGATCTTGTTAGGGCTATTGTGAGGAAATGTGTTTTCTGTAGATGGAGATGTGGCGTTGACAGGGCTAGGGGTGAGAAGCTGGGTGCATGTATGCTCACCACAGAGAGCAGGGTTGGCTCCTACTTCCACCACTTCGGCGAGGAGCTTGTCTTCAGAGGCACACATGGCTCTGGAACTATATTCTTCACATCGTGCAACATGAGGTGCCTCTTCTGCCAGAATAGCGATATCTCGAGGGATAGATTCAACGGTGTCCCCTACACCCCCAGGGAGCTTGCCCAGATAGCATTCCTCCTCAGGATCGAGGGCTGCCATAATATAAACTGGGTTGGGGGTGAGCCTACTGTTCATCTCCACTCCATAGTAGAGGCTATATGGTATCTAGCTAATGAGGGCTTCAAGCTAATGCCCAGGGGCGGGGAGCTTGATAAGCTCCTCCTAACAAAGGCTGATAGCTATATACCATATCCCATGGACAAGAGGTTTGGATCGTATAAGGGTCTCTTCAACGTCCCAATGCTATTCAATACAAACATGTTCCTCTCAAGGGAATCCATGGTTCTTCTAAGACCCCTCATAGATATATGGCTACCTGACTTTAAATTCGGCCCTGGGAGATGCGCTATAAGGCTATCCAGAACCCCGTGGTACTACGAGACAGTTGCTAACAACCTCAAAACACTCTATGAGTGGGGTGAGGAGATGGTTATAAGACACCTCGTAATGCCAAACCATGTTGAGTGCTGCACAAAACCTGTTCTCGAGTGGATAGCTAAGAACATCCCTGGCACCCCTGTGAACGTTATGGATCAATATAGGCCTGAGGCATATGCAGATCCTAGCTCGCCAAGCTTCAGCCCAGACGCATTCGACATAGCTAGAAGACCAACTAGGGAGGAGATTATAAGGGCATGGAGATATGCGGAGGAGCTAGGGCTGAACTATAGAGAGGTAACATTCGAGAAGAAACTATCAATAAGATCTATAGAGGGTTTAGAAGCACTTATAGAGAGCTAA